In the genome of Bryobacteraceae bacterium, one region contains:
- a CDS encoding metallopeptidase family protein, which translates to MTAPEFDRLVERAIARIPKRFRSRMENIAIVVEPEPPRPGLLGLYHGRPLPRRSVMESFAMPDRITIYQGPHERLARSLPELEQMVLDTVWHEIAHYFGLNEAEVRMAEMRRERARERLWRARRAERSAG; encoded by the coding sequence ATGACCGCACCGGAATTCGACCGCCTGGTTGAGCGAGCCATCGCGCGTATCCCGAAGCGTTTCCGCAGCCGGATGGAGAACATCGCGATTGTGGTCGAGCCGGAGCCACCACGGCCCGGCCTTCTGGGCTTGTATCACGGGCGGCCACTACCCCGCCGAAGCGTGATGGAAAGCTTCGCGATGCCGGACCGGATCACAATCTACCAGGGCCCCCACGAGCGGCTGGCGCGCAGCCTTCCGGAACTGGAGCAAATGGTTCTGGATACAGTATGGCATGAGATCGCGCACTATTTCGGGTTGAACGAAGCCGAGGTGCGGATGGCGGAGATGCGGCGGGAGCGGGCGCGGGAACGGCTGTGGCGGGCGCGGCGAGCGGAGCGAAGCGCCGGCTGA
- a CDS encoding (2Fe-2S) ferredoxin domain-containing protein — protein MENALERVAKGLGIGRIGRHIFLCADQTNPKCCSRDDGLEAWEHLKKRLSDSGATAAVPCVYRTKANCLRVCEQGPVAVVYPEGVWYHSARGAVLDRIIDEHLLGGRVVEEYAFARGAAQAEGDLT, from the coding sequence GTGGAAAATGCGCTTGAGCGCGTCGCCAAAGGTCTGGGGATCGGCCGCATCGGCCGCCATATCTTCCTCTGCGCGGATCAAACCAACCCCAAGTGCTGCTCCAGGGACGACGGCCTCGAGGCCTGGGAACACCTGAAGAAGCGGCTTTCCGATTCCGGGGCCACTGCCGCCGTTCCCTGCGTCTACCGGACCAAGGCCAACTGCCTCCGCGTGTGCGAACAGGGGCCGGTCGCCGTGGTCTATCCGGAAGGCGTCTGGTATCACTCCGCCCGTGGCGCCGTCCTGGACCGTATCATCGACGAACACCTCCTTGGCGGCCGCGTAGTCGAAGAATACGCTTTCGCCCGCGGCGCCGCCCAAGCCGAAGGGGACTTGACTTGA
- the cmk gene encoding (d)CMP kinase, translated as MTRRVVVAIDGPGGAGKSTIARRLAARLGFLYIDTGAMYRAVALWARRNSISWDDPLAMEQMAIAADISLESSPPRVTLNGEDVTEAIREPEISQGASKVSAVSGVRRALVAKQRALAERTSVVMEGRDIGTVVFPDADVKIYLDAQPEVRADRRVRELAEKAPPPPEKQRVLTELEERDKRDMGRADSPLRQAEDADLVDTTALAIEEVEERILAIIRKKTSNGKEYEK; from the coding sequence TTGACCCGCCGCGTCGTCGTCGCCATCGACGGACCCGGTGGGGCGGGGAAAAGCACCATCGCCCGCCGCCTTGCCGCCCGCCTCGGCTTCCTCTACATCGATACCGGCGCCATGTACCGCGCTGTCGCTCTCTGGGCGCGGCGCAACTCCATCTCCTGGGACGACCCGCTCGCCATGGAGCAAATGGCCATCGCCGCAGACATTAGCCTCGAATCGTCGCCGCCGCGCGTCACGCTCAACGGCGAAGACGTCACCGAGGCCATCCGCGAACCAGAGATTTCGCAAGGCGCATCGAAGGTCTCCGCCGTCAGCGGCGTCCGCCGCGCCCTTGTCGCGAAACAGCGCGCCCTCGCCGAACGCACCTCGGTCGTCATGGAAGGCCGCGACATCGGAACCGTCGTCTTCCCCGATGCCGACGTCAAAATCTACCTCGACGCCCAGCCCGAGGTCCGCGCCGACCGCCGCGTCCGCGAACTCGCCGAAAAAGCTCCGCCTCCTCCGGAAAAACAGCGCGTGCTCACCGAACTCGAAGAGCGCGACAAGCGTGACATGGGCCGCGCCGATTCGCCCCTCCGTCAGGCCGAGGATGCCGACCTCGTCGACACCACCGCCCTCGCCATTGAGGAAGTCGAGGAACGCATCCTCGCCATCATCCGCAAGAAAACGTCCAACGGGAAGGAATACGAGAAGTGA
- a CDS encoding aspartate kinase — protein MKDLLVMKFGGTSMGSADRIKAAARLIREQNEKRPVLTVVSAMSKITDLLLDTLRHAEGGDAEGVEANLKTLTDRHLAACGDLVSGPALDATVKSIEDMVAEFSRIANGVRMLGERPPRSVDEAVAIGERLSSTMLAAHLNAAGLRSRAVNAREVIVTDAVFGNATPLMEPTSEKSRRLLRPLLEDGYAPIVTGFNGATVDGRATTLGRGGSDFSASILAAALDASEVWIWTDVDGIMTADPRLVPDPAVLDEVTYREAAELAYNGAKVLHPRTLAPLVEGEIPVWSKNSFAPEKPGTRIVSQVKAPPGPRAVTSMAGVALISLEPASPEISGTRVMGRALDALATAGAEVLAMTSSSYQQSFCFLVRRDELARSLEAVESALSLELAHGYLKPVDVDDEVGLLAIVGEGMQGSPGWAGRIFTAISRQKVNIIAIAQGSSELTIALVVARDGLEKAVRAVHAECQMGELARVR, from the coding sequence GTGAAGGACCTCCTCGTCATGAAATTCGGCGGCACGAGCATGGGCTCGGCCGATCGCATCAAAGCGGCCGCACGTCTCATCCGTGAGCAGAACGAGAAGCGTCCGGTGCTCACCGTCGTCTCGGCGATGTCGAAGATCACGGATCTGCTCCTCGATACCCTCCGCCACGCTGAGGGTGGCGATGCCGAGGGCGTCGAAGCCAATCTCAAGACGCTGACGGACCGGCATCTCGCCGCATGCGGCGACCTCGTTTCCGGCCCCGCCCTCGATGCCACCGTGAAATCCATCGAAGACATGGTGGCCGAATTCAGCCGCATCGCCAACGGCGTCCGTATGCTCGGCGAGCGTCCCCCGCGCTCGGTCGACGAAGCCGTCGCCATCGGTGAGCGTCTTTCGTCAACCATGCTCGCTGCCCACCTGAATGCCGCCGGTCTCCGTTCCCGCGCCGTTAACGCCCGGGAAGTCATCGTCACCGATGCCGTCTTCGGCAACGCCACTCCGCTGATGGAGCCGACTTCGGAGAAGTCCCGCCGTCTGCTCCGTCCGCTCCTGGAAGACGGTTATGCGCCTATCGTCACCGGCTTCAACGGAGCGACCGTCGACGGCCGCGCCACCACGCTTGGCCGAGGCGGTTCCGATTTCTCCGCCTCGATCCTCGCCGCCGCGCTCGACGCTTCCGAGGTCTGGATCTGGACCGATGTGGACGGCATCATGACCGCCGACCCCCGCCTCGTCCCGGACCCGGCCGTGCTCGACGAAGTCACCTATCGCGAAGCCGCCGAGCTCGCCTACAACGGCGCCAAGGTGCTCCACCCGCGCACCCTCGCGCCGCTCGTCGAAGGCGAAATCCCCGTCTGGAGCAAGAACAGCTTCGCCCCGGAGAAACCCGGCACCCGCATCGTCTCGCAGGTCAAGGCGCCGCCCGGGCCCCGCGCCGTCACGTCCATGGCCGGCGTCGCACTCATCTCCCTCGAACCGGCGAGCCCGGAAATTTCCGGCACGCGCGTGATGGGCCGCGCCCTCGACGCGCTCGCCACCGCCGGCGCCGAAGTCCTCGCCATGACGAGTTCCAGCTACCAGCAGAGCTTCTGCTTCCTCGTTCGCCGCGACGAGCTGGCTCGCTCGCTGGAGGCCGTCGAATCGGCGCTCTCCCTCGAACTCGCCCACGGCTATCTCAAGCCCGTCGATGTCGACGACGAAGTCGGCCTCCTCGCCATCGTCGGCGAAGGTATGCAAGGATCGCCCGGTTGGGCCGGACGGATCTTCACCGCCATATCGCGGCAGAAGGTGAACATCATCGCCATAGCCCAGGGCTCCAGCGAATTGACCATCGCCCTCGTCGTCGCTCGCGATGGACTCGAAAAGGCCGTCCGCGCCGTGCACGCCGAGTGCCAGATGGGTGAGCTGGCGCGGGTCCGGTAA
- a CDS encoding GNAT family N-acetyltransferase has protein sequence MAALPEYPAPSLVELRYLRPEQFDRLLAAEGDVWDTRLDWDFRPSADLVRRFVRMQSLGGYALVAGHEPVGYCYYVCEERKGLLGDIFILPEYDAPDLELALVDASLRAVWSTPGIHRVESQLMLLSSAAAARMPDRLRMETFRRQFMIAELTGRSSPLAHLPERSLPPGIEIVPWREYEQEAAARLIARAYKGHVDASINDQYCSVSGARRFLHNIVQYPGCGSFQSAASMCARDRVDGRLVGLSLASFIAYDVGHITQICVDPDWKGEGIGYEMLRRSSSALSGIGCRRVSLSVTSSNAEAVRLYERTGFRVAHEFDAFVWNRPELRAG, from the coding sequence ATGGCGGCGCTTCCGGAGTATCCGGCTCCCTCGCTGGTCGAGCTGCGATACCTCCGCCCGGAACAGTTCGATCGGCTACTCGCCGCCGAAGGCGACGTTTGGGACACACGCCTGGACTGGGATTTCCGCCCCTCCGCCGACCTCGTCCGCCGCTTCGTTCGCATGCAGTCCCTCGGCGGCTACGCCCTCGTCGCAGGGCACGAACCCGTCGGCTATTGCTACTACGTCTGCGAGGAACGCAAGGGCCTGCTCGGCGATATCTTCATCCTCCCCGAATACGATGCGCCGGATCTCGAACTGGCCCTCGTCGACGCCTCCCTCCGCGCCGTGTGGTCCACTCCCGGTATCCATCGTGTCGAGTCCCAGCTCATGCTGCTCTCCTCCGCCGCCGCCGCCCGCATGCCGGACCGCCTCCGCATGGAAACCTTTCGCCGCCAGTTCATGATCGCCGAACTCACCGGCCGCTCCAGCCCACTGGCCCATTTGCCCGAACGCTCCCTCCCGCCTGGAATCGAAATCGTGCCGTGGAGGGAGTACGAACAGGAAGCGGCCGCGCGGCTCATTGCGCGGGCCTACAAAGGCCACGTCGATGCCAGCATCAACGACCAGTACTGCTCCGTCTCCGGAGCGCGCCGCTTTCTCCACAACATCGTGCAGTACCCCGGCTGCGGCAGCTTCCAATCCGCGGCGTCGATGTGCGCGAGAGACCGGGTCGACGGGCGCCTCGTCGGTCTCAGCCTCGCCAGCTTCATCGCCTACGACGTTGGCCACATCACGCAAATCTGCGTCGACCCCGATTGGAAAGGCGAAGGCATCGGCTACGAAATGCTGCGGCGCTCGTCCTCGGCGCTTTCCGGCATCGGCTGCCGCCGCGTGAGCCTCTCGGTCACCTCCTCGAACGCCGAAGCCGTCCGCCTCTACGAACGAACCGGGTTCCGTGTCGCCCATGAGTTCGACGCCTTCGTCTGGAACCGGCCCGAACTGCGCGCTGGCTGA
- a CDS encoding carbohydrate kinase family protein, which translates to MLIQSLKGVLCAGNISWDILVRPVNEFRWGTNTWVDEMIEDMGGNGSNTSYVLGRLGVPARTLGMVGRDERGDKLIAKLAGAGVDTAHIARGQGPTTTTICVVNSQANRLFMQRLGSSLEAFAEATVFEGGVVAGVSHYHQANLFSVPNLRRHSAAQMRRARYAGLTTSLDTGWATDGRWMETLETSLPLTDLLFVNEEEAHMITGRHDPAGIASTLRAHGATDIIVKLGARGCVVFAGAEETAVEAFPVPIVDTTGAGDCFAGGFFAALYRGYDYVRAARYGNAAGALSVSRLGAVKGIAGWDEMERWISTHSSGARE; encoded by the coding sequence ATGCTGATCCAATCGCTGAAAGGCGTCCTCTGTGCGGGTAACATCTCCTGGGACATTCTCGTCCGCCCGGTGAACGAATTTCGCTGGGGCACGAACACCTGGGTGGACGAAATGATCGAGGATATGGGCGGCAACGGCAGCAACACCTCCTATGTGCTCGGTCGCCTCGGGGTGCCCGCGCGCACCCTCGGGATGGTCGGCCGCGATGAGCGCGGCGACAAACTCATCGCCAAGCTCGCCGGCGCCGGCGTCGACACCGCGCACATCGCCCGCGGCCAAGGCCCCACCACCACCACCATCTGCGTCGTCAATTCCCAGGCCAACCGGCTCTTCATGCAGCGCCTCGGCTCGAGCCTCGAGGCCTTCGCCGAAGCGACTGTGTTCGAAGGCGGCGTTGTCGCCGGCGTCTCCCACTATCACCAGGCCAACCTGTTTTCGGTTCCGAACCTGCGCCGCCACTCCGCCGCCCAGATGCGCCGCGCCCGTTACGCCGGCCTCACCACTTCGCTCGATACAGGCTGGGCCACCGATGGCCGTTGGATGGAAACGCTCGAAACGTCGCTTCCGCTTACCGACCTTCTGTTCGTCAACGAAGAAGAGGCCCACATGATTACCGGGCGCCACGACCCGGCTGGCATCGCCTCCACCTTGCGCGCGCACGGAGCCACCGACATCATCGTGAAGCTCGGCGCGCGCGGCTGCGTCGTCTTCGCCGGCGCCGAAGAGACCGCCGTGGAAGCGTTCCCCGTGCCGATCGTCGACACCACCGGCGCGGGCGATTGCTTCGCGGGCGGCTTCTTCGCCGCTCTCTACCGCGGCTACGACTACGTCCGTGCCGCTCGCTATGGCAATGCCGCCGGCGCGCTCAGCGTCTCCCGCCTCGGCGCCGTCAAAGGGATCGCCGGATGGGATGAAATGGAACGATGGATCTCCACTCACTCCTCCGGAGCCCGCGAATGA
- a CDS encoding serine hydrolase domain-containing protein: MIALLFLAAGSLLHAQLKPADPAAVGMSAERLAAAARLLEAETASGRVLAASILVARDQRIVLHKGFGKLAPSAAAPPVGPGTIFLLASITKPVAVSALMLLVERGQVSIEDPVSRYLPEFSQDDRKATRVRDLLSHTSGLPDMLPENTALRRRHAPLSDFVAASMTTPLLYAPRTDFRYQSMGILLAAEIVERVTKKRLRDFLKQEIFDPLGMRHSALGMGDFRIEDTAWCQTSGNSPDLESFGPNSPYWRDMGHPWGGMHSTTSDLAVLLQTFLNGGVYGATRVFSPATTSVMTRDQNTAIGKPWGLGWGLATSPVWAYFGDLVSPRTFGHSGATGTVAWADPERRLVCVILTTRPSGEDNGRLLRVVSNAVAAAIE; the protein is encoded by the coding sequence ATGATCGCCCTTCTCTTCCTTGCCGCCGGCTCGCTGCTCCATGCGCAATTGAAGCCGGCGGACCCGGCGGCGGTCGGTATGTCCGCCGAACGCCTCGCCGCCGCCGCGCGCCTGCTCGAGGCCGAAACCGCTTCCGGACGCGTCCTCGCCGCTTCCATCCTCGTCGCGCGCGATCAGCGCATCGTGCTCCACAAGGGCTTCGGCAAGCTCGCGCCCTCCGCCGCCGCTCCGCCCGTCGGGCCCGGAACGATCTTCCTGCTTGCTTCGATCACCAAGCCCGTCGCCGTCTCCGCCCTGATGTTGCTCGTCGAACGCGGCCAGGTCTCCATCGAAGATCCCGTATCGCGCTACCTGCCCGAGTTCTCCCAAGACGACCGCAAGGCGACCCGCGTCCGCGACCTCCTCAGCCACACTTCCGGTCTCCCCGACATGCTGCCCGAGAACACGGCGCTCCGCCGCCGTCACGCGCCGCTCTCCGATTTCGTCGCCGCGTCCATGACCACGCCGCTCCTCTACGCTCCCCGCACCGATTTCCGATATCAAAGCATGGGGATCCTGCTGGCCGCTGAGATCGTCGAGCGCGTCACGAAGAAACGCCTCCGCGATTTCCTTAAGCAGGAGATATTCGATCCGCTCGGCATGCGCCACAGCGCCCTCGGCATGGGCGATTTCCGCATTGAGGATACAGCCTGGTGCCAGACGTCCGGCAACTCCCCGGATCTCGAAAGCTTCGGTCCCAACAGCCCCTATTGGCGCGACATGGGCCATCCCTGGGGCGGCATGCACTCCACAACCAGCGATCTCGCCGTCCTGCTCCAGACCTTCCTCAACGGCGGCGTCTACGGTGCCACACGCGTCTTCAGCCCCGCCACCACGTCCGTCATGACGCGCGATCAGAACACTGCCATCGGCAAACCCTGGGGACTCGGTTGGGGACTCGCCACCTCACCCGTCTGGGCCTACTTCGGCGACCTCGTCTCGCCCCGAACCTTCGGCCACAGCGGTGCCACCGGCACCGTCGCCTGGGCCGATCCCGAACGTCGTCTCGTCTGCGTGATCCTCACCACCCGCCCATCGGGTGAAGATAACGGCCGCCTTCTTCGAGTCGTCTCGAACGCCGTCGCCGCCGCGATCGAGTAG